One Castanea sativa cultivar Marrone di Chiusa Pesio chromosome 4, ASM4071231v1 DNA window includes the following coding sequences:
- the LOC142632173 gene encoding uncharacterized protein LOC142632173 — MNRMSMYQQKNSMGLGLGGWCVEERDNSVVCPKPRRLGLSDPSFHDHHFRPSLRWPIIHQTEIGDSKAGAELLDIILTKGNCAEKSCNQVASSPPFFSGSPPSRASNPVIQDEHFGNENVVALSQAPPSPSARKGRGCVRMKFGHTPAPVRVEGFDCLSTDRRNCSISAVA, encoded by the exons atgAACAGGATGAGCATGTATCAGCAAAAGAACAGCATGGGATTGGGTCTAGGAGGGTGGTGCGTGGAGGAGAGAGATAACTCTGTGGTGTGCCCAAAGCCTCGCCGGTTGGGTCTTTCTGACCCTTCTTTTCACGACCACCATTTCAGACCCTCTCTCAGATGGCCCATCAT TCATCAAACTGAGATCGGAGATTCAAAAGCAGGAGCGGAGCTTTTGGATATTATTCTCACAAAG GGAAATTGTGCTGAGAAATCCTGTAACCAAGTAGCTTCATCACCACCATTTTTCAGTGGATCTCCACCAAGCAGGGCTTCAAATCCTGTAATTCAAGATGAGCATTTCGGCAATGAGAATGTCGTTGCTTTATCTCAAGCACCCCCCTCGCCCTCTGCCCGGAAAGGCCGAGGATGTGTCCGGATGAAATTCGGCCACACACCGGCCCCAGTTCGAGTCGAAGGCTTCGATTGCCTCAGCACAGATAGGAGAAATTGCAGCATCTCTGCTGTGGCttaa